One Natronobacterium texcoconense DNA window includes the following coding sequences:
- a CDS encoding YihY/virulence factor BrkB family protein, giving the protein MLNRRRGERTVAGYVARAVFIARSEQLTLLAAGVAFYGFLSLIPLVMLAVGVAVTLGGEDLAARVTEAGSEFLTPSAQELLATTVLDGSGRRSATVLGSAGLLWGASRALRGLDGAFSAVYGTTRSKSMIDTVRDSTIAFVVITLGLAAVAALEFFVGAAPYIRVAYLGDSFVVLGLAVTFLPLYVLFPGEPVEIREAIPGTMIAAVGWFALTRLFSRYAWIAAEYTVYGALGAVFFVLIWMYASAMLLIFGAICNAVLAGREVDRQLQSPGARQVRTGAMVDDATSADDGTENTGDETGTGGETDPRSDASAASTATSRTRDRSDDPEALREEIERLRDRVDEFESSVESRTVEKSSLESDLKRYVRRRIYRGHARDWGPYLVLLYGTAMAIGAFYYLEGGWAILAMFVVWTSTLGVYALMVLFGAVLSVLGVPGRLRDRVSDWRS; this is encoded by the coding sequence GTGCTGAATCGACGCCGAGGAGAGCGGACCGTAGCAGGGTATGTCGCTCGAGCCGTCTTTATCGCCCGTAGCGAGCAGCTGACACTACTCGCGGCTGGCGTCGCGTTCTACGGTTTCCTTTCGCTCATTCCGCTCGTAATGCTCGCAGTCGGAGTCGCGGTGACCCTGGGCGGCGAGGACCTCGCTGCACGAGTCACGGAAGCTGGCAGTGAGTTCCTCACACCGTCAGCACAGGAGCTCCTCGCCACGACAGTCCTCGATGGGTCTGGACGACGGAGTGCGACCGTACTCGGCTCTGCCGGTCTGCTGTGGGGTGCCAGTCGCGCACTTCGTGGCCTCGATGGAGCGTTCTCGGCGGTGTATGGGACGACCAGATCGAAGTCGATGATCGATACGGTCCGCGATTCGACGATCGCGTTCGTCGTGATCACCCTCGGGCTGGCGGCCGTCGCTGCACTCGAGTTTTTCGTCGGGGCCGCTCCGTACATCCGGGTTGCGTATCTCGGTGACAGCTTCGTCGTGCTCGGACTCGCAGTCACCTTTCTGCCGCTGTACGTCCTCTTTCCCGGCGAACCCGTCGAGATTCGAGAGGCGATCCCGGGAACGATGATCGCCGCAGTCGGCTGGTTCGCCCTGACCCGTCTCTTTTCTCGGTACGCCTGGATCGCGGCCGAATACACCGTCTACGGTGCGCTCGGCGCGGTCTTTTTCGTTCTCATCTGGATGTACGCCAGTGCGATGCTCCTCATCTTCGGCGCGATCTGCAACGCCGTTCTCGCCGGTCGTGAAGTGGACCGGCAGCTACAAAGTCCCGGCGCGCGACAGGTTCGAACAGGAGCGATGGTCGACGACGCCACGAGTGCCGACGACGGGACCGAGAATACCGGAGACGAAACCGGAACGGGCGGGGAGACGGATCCACGTTCGGACGCGAGCGCCGCGTCGACCGCCACGTCCCGCACTCGAGATCGATCGGACGATCCCGAGGCGCTCCGGGAGGAGATCGAACGGCTCCGGGACCGCGTCGACGAGTTCGAATCCAGCGTCGAATCGCGGACCGTCGAGAAGTCCTCTCTCGAGAGCGACCTCAAACGCTACGTCCGGCGTCGAATCTACCGGGGCCACGCCCGCGACTGGGGGCCGTACCTCGTCTTGCTGTACGGTACCGCGATGGCTATCGGGGCGTTTTACTACCTCGAGGGTGGGTGGGCGATCCTCGCGATGTTCGTCGTCTGGACGTCGACGCTCGGCGTCTACGCGCTCATGGTCCTGTTCGGTGCGGTACTGTCCGTGCTGGGCGTTCCGGGGCGACTCCGGGATCGGGTCAGTGACTGGCGGTCCTGA
- a CDS encoding phosphatase PAP2 family protein, which translates to MWFESTQVETVRDAFPEWMAFLFAFFSYLGSVWFVAPAVVLAFWFWDRHRFGYWLGVVMGGYAIMVALKSFFSIARPGVGPAITPDSLPTVLALLYAPAVEIHTTTFPSGHALAGTIVWTMLALEVDVGTRVQRLVVAATMIALVSFSRIGAGVHYPIDVVAGVAVAVGYLALVLWLRERITGWPAPWRRSSRASSPTRTLDLRQAATAVFATAGVLSVLALRAGGGTDAAALLGGSIGAVLAWEYARPARQPWSLSLRRVGQAVVGIGTLAVVALVLLVTDAVVVWFLVGVAGGATVVALPRLVSLASISAVRPDVAG; encoded by the coding sequence ATGTGGTTCGAGTCGACACAGGTCGAGACCGTTAGAGACGCGTTCCCCGAGTGGATGGCCTTTCTCTTCGCGTTCTTCTCCTACCTCGGGAGCGTCTGGTTCGTCGCGCCTGCGGTCGTCCTCGCGTTCTGGTTCTGGGATCGCCACCGTTTTGGCTACTGGCTCGGCGTCGTTATGGGCGGCTACGCGATCATGGTCGCTCTCAAGAGTTTCTTCTCGATCGCTCGCCCCGGCGTCGGTCCCGCGATCACACCCGACTCCCTCCCGACCGTTCTGGCACTCCTCTACGCCCCGGCCGTCGAAATCCACACGACGACGTTCCCCAGCGGCCACGCACTCGCCGGCACGATCGTCTGGACGATGCTCGCCCTCGAGGTCGATGTCGGGACTCGAGTCCAGCGACTGGTCGTCGCGGCGACGATGATCGCTCTCGTCTCGTTCTCGCGGATCGGAGCGGGCGTTCACTACCCGATCGATGTCGTCGCCGGCGTCGCCGTCGCCGTCGGCTACCTGGCGCTCGTCCTGTGGCTGCGCGAACGGATCACCGGCTGGCCCGCGCCGTGGCGACGCTCGAGTCGGGCGTCTTCGCCCACCCGAACGCTGGACCTGCGCCAGGCCGCGACCGCCGTCTTCGCGACTGCCGGTGTCCTCTCCGTGCTGGCCTTGCGAGCGGGTGGGGGGACCGATGCAGCGGCGTTGCTCGGCGGCTCGATCGGTGCCGTTCTCGCCTGGGAGTACGCGAGGCCGGCCCGTCAGCCGTGGTCGCTGTCGCTGCGTCGCGTCGGCCAGGCGGTGGTCGGCATCGGGACGCTCGCCGTCGTTGCGCTCGTCTTGCTGGTCACCGACGCCGTCGTCGTCTGGTTCCTCGTCGGCGTCGCCGGCGGAGCGACTGTCGTCGCTTTGCCGCGGCTGGTCTCACTGGCCTCGATCTCCGCGGTTCGGCCGGACGTCGCCGGCTGA
- the hisH gene encoding imidazole glycerol phosphate synthase subunit HisH, protein MSTVSSDQTQSLASVVVVDYGLGNLRSVTRGLERAGADVEITDDPAAFEAADGVVLPGVGAFREGVENADPLREDLLAVADSGTPLFGICLGMQMLLTTSEEGDNDGESAVQGLDLVPGTNVRFADGQKVPHMGWNELEVEREHPLVEGIDGNYAYFVHSYYAVPDDEHATVATTDYEREFPSIVANEEGNVFGTQFHPEKSGETGLQILRNFVEICTQR, encoded by the coding sequence ATGAGCACCGTCTCGTCCGACCAGACGCAGTCGCTCGCCTCTGTGGTCGTCGTCGACTACGGACTCGGGAACCTGCGCAGCGTCACTCGCGGCCTCGAGCGCGCCGGCGCTGACGTCGAGATCACGGACGATCCCGCGGCCTTCGAGGCCGCCGACGGGGTCGTCCTGCCGGGCGTCGGCGCGTTCCGTGAGGGCGTCGAAAATGCTGATCCGCTCCGTGAGGACTTGCTTGCGGTCGCCGACAGCGGCACGCCACTGTTCGGCATCTGTCTCGGCATGCAGATGCTGCTGACGACCAGCGAGGAAGGCGACAACGACGGCGAGTCCGCCGTCCAGGGACTCGACCTGGTCCCCGGAACGAACGTGCGGTTCGCGGACGGCCAGAAGGTCCCGCATATGGGCTGGAACGAACTCGAGGTCGAGCGCGAGCATCCGCTCGTGGAGGGCATCGATGGCAACTACGCCTACTTCGTCCACTCCTACTACGCCGTCCCGGACGACGAGCACGCGACGGTCGCGACGACCGACTACGAACGCGAGTTCCCCTCGATCGTCGCCAACGAGGAGGGCAACGTCTTCGGGACGCAGTTCCACCCCGAGAAGAGCGGTGAAACCGGACTGCAGATTCTTCGGAACTTCGTCGAGATCTGTACTCAACGATAG
- the glnA gene encoding type I glutamate--ammonia ligase, whose translation MTSGNISAAEQAVLDEIEEKEIDFLRLQFTDILGTVKNVSVPARQAEKAFTEGIYFDGSSIEGFVRIQESDMRLVPDPETFAILPWRDREDGCSARMICDVYDTTSGEPFEGDPRHVLKRALERAEDMGYTVNAAPEPEFFLFEEDENGRATTDTNDAGGYFDLAPKDLASDVRRDIIYGLEDMGFEVEASHHEVAQGQHEINFTYDDALATADNVATFRTVVRAIASEHGYHATFMPKPIPKINGSGMHTHISLFTDDGENAFHDGDDEFDLSDTAKSFLAGVLEHAPAITAVANPTVNSYKRLVPGYEAPVYVAWSDRNRSSLIRKPAARVPAASRIELRSPDPSCNPYLAIATMIHAGLDGIENDLECPDPVRENIYEFDEQTREEYGIDTLPSNLGEAVDALEDDDVVYDALGDHVAPKFVEAKRQEFEEYLIDVSQWELDRYLETF comes from the coding sequence ATGACAAGCGGAAACATCAGTGCTGCCGAACAGGCAGTACTCGACGAAATCGAGGAGAAAGAGATCGATTTCCTTCGTCTGCAGTTTACCGACATTCTCGGCACCGTCAAGAACGTCTCGGTGCCCGCGCGCCAGGCCGAGAAAGCGTTTACCGAAGGGATCTACTTCGACGGCTCGTCGATCGAGGGGTTCGTCCGCATTCAGGAATCGGACATGCGTTTAGTTCCCGATCCGGAGACGTTTGCGATTCTCCCCTGGCGGGACCGCGAAGACGGCTGCTCCGCCCGGATGATCTGTGACGTCTACGACACCACGTCGGGCGAACCGTTCGAGGGCGACCCGCGTCACGTCCTCAAACGCGCCCTCGAGCGCGCCGAAGACATGGGCTACACGGTCAACGCCGCGCCCGAACCCGAATTCTTCCTCTTCGAGGAGGACGAGAACGGCCGCGCGACGACTGATACCAACGACGCTGGCGGTTACTTCGACCTCGCGCCGAAAGACCTCGCCTCGGACGTTCGGCGAGACATCATCTACGGTCTCGAGGACATGGGCTTCGAGGTTGAGGCCAGCCACCACGAGGTCGCCCAGGGACAGCACGAGATCAATTTCACCTACGACGACGCCCTCGCGACCGCGGACAACGTCGCGACCTTCCGTACTGTCGTCCGTGCCATCGCTTCCGAACACGGCTACCACGCGACGTTCATGCCCAAGCCGATCCCGAAGATCAACGGCTCGGGGATGCACACCCACATCTCGCTGTTCACGGACGACGGTGAGAACGCGTTCCACGACGGGGACGACGAGTTCGACCTCTCGGACACCGCCAAGTCGTTCCTCGCAGGGGTTCTCGAGCACGCGCCGGCGATCACCGCCGTCGCGAACCCGACCGTCAACAGCTACAAGCGACTGGTTCCGGGTTACGAGGCGCCTGTCTACGTCGCCTGGTCGGACCGCAACCGATCGTCGCTGATCCGCAAGCCCGCAGCCCGCGTTCCCGCGGCGAGCCGTATCGAACTGCGCTCGCCCGACCCGTCGTGTAACCCGTATCTCGCCATCGCGACCATGATCCACGCCGGTCTCGACGGCATCGAGAACGACCTCGAGTGTCCCGATCCGGTCCGTGAGAACATCTACGAGTTCGACGAACAGACCCGCGAAGAGTACGGTATCGACACGCTGCCGTCGAATCTCGGTGAGGCCGTCGACGCCCTCGAGGACGACGACGTCGTCTACGACGCGCTGGGCGATCACGTCGCGCCGAAGTTCGTCGAAGCCAAGCGCCAGGAGTTCGAGGAGTACCTGATCGACGTCTCCCAGTGGGAACTCGATCGCTACCTCGAGACGTTCTGA
- a CDS encoding tRNA (guanine(26)-N(2))-dimethyltransferase: protein MRVTEGGVELEVPGEQTEGVEESVFYNPRQELNRDLTIATLRAYREREERAETYLDAMTASGIRGVRAAADGWDVTCCDVDEEAVELARENLEQNGLEATVEHRNVNALMHDEVFDVIDLDPYGTPMPFGDAAFANCRDLVCVTATDTAPLCGAHFNSGVRSYSAVPRNTDYHPEMGVRILLSALARSAARFDVGVQPLLTHATSHYVRTYLELEHKATSADAAVDELGHIYHCEDCTYREADPGMIADPLETCPNCGGNRMLTAGPVWLAHTCDPEFVAAVREAIPDSFGTAEKARELCATLEAELDEPTHYDQHKLCRNWGLPANAMDDFLADLHDAGYEASRAHYGGTTFKTDASVTQIRDATESNLG, encoded by the coding sequence ATGCGCGTCACCGAGGGCGGGGTCGAACTCGAGGTCCCCGGCGAGCAAACTGAAGGGGTCGAGGAGTCGGTCTTCTACAACCCGAGACAGGAACTGAATCGCGATCTGACGATCGCGACGCTGCGGGCCTACCGCGAGCGCGAGGAACGGGCCGAGACGTACCTCGACGCGATGACGGCGAGCGGCATCCGCGGCGTTCGCGCTGCGGCCGACGGCTGGGACGTCACGTGCTGTGACGTCGACGAGGAGGCCGTCGAACTGGCCCGCGAGAACCTCGAACAGAATGGGCTCGAGGCAACCGTCGAACACCGCAACGTCAACGCACTCATGCACGACGAGGTGTTCGACGTGATCGACCTCGATCCGTACGGGACGCCGATGCCCTTTGGCGACGCCGCGTTCGCGAACTGCCGGGATCTGGTCTGCGTGACGGCGACCGACACCGCGCCGCTGTGTGGCGCTCACTTCAACAGCGGCGTCCGCTCCTACTCTGCCGTGCCGCGAAACACCGACTACCACCCCGAGATGGGCGTCCGAATCCTCCTTTCTGCGCTCGCCCGCAGCGCGGCGCGGTTCGACGTCGGCGTCCAGCCACTGCTCACCCACGCGACGAGCCACTACGTCCGGACCTACCTCGAACTCGAGCACAAGGCCACCTCAGCCGACGCTGCCGTCGACGAACTCGGCCACATCTATCACTGCGAGGACTGCACGTACCGCGAGGCCGACCCCGGGATGATCGCCGACCCGCTCGAAACCTGCCCGAACTGCGGCGGGAATCGCATGCTGACCGCGGGACCGGTCTGGCTGGCCCACACCTGCGACCCCGAGTTCGTCGCCGCGGTCCGCGAGGCGATTCCCGACTCCTTCGGCACCGCGGAGAAAGCCCGCGAACTCTGTGCGACGCTCGAGGCCGAACTCGACGAGCCGACCCACTACGACCAGCACAAACTCTGTCGCAACTGGGGGCTGCCCGCAAACGCGATGGACGACTTCCTCGCGGATCTCCACGACGCGGGATACGAGGCGTCGCGTGCCCACTACGGTGGGACGACGTTCAAGACGGACGCCTCGGTTACCCAGATCCGGGACGCAACCGAGAGCAACCTCGGCTGA
- a CDS encoding cbb3-type cytochrome c oxidase subunit I — MGITDVFSTSDWSSGRRRPAEYVTDRLEKGSETVSNLSRRVRHVADDRSVDELRERASDWDPDELRERATNWDRDELRDRLLERAVDELCTRYLDQSLEDLQEFESADGVDPVDRALESFLRRYDLEESRLDDGTLAAIRSHLAAEVDVDLDPEELLERLRSAEPSEADTSGASEETPIDALSEAYSTFRTDLDVESDQSITGMAEDVLEQDAVVVGHAVERLVTEELPRVREELEERRVDATGTDSAGSTAGPAEISIDDPGPEPTAGAGTARPTTALAFAAATLLSSDVDGDSSLIRALPGLASTLADDGGDPGLERALLGVVSTLLLETESGGLDLSALRSRSDGSLVLVALFVANLVAMTVGAWLSRERAPPIPDEIRGPNGETIVTDDQVRLGKKYFQANGLMNQGSILGNGSYFGVDLTAEALDLKVEYMRDYYARQHGTDSFDALEDDQQAVVAERVERELDADAPEGSIARYSDAEVYAHRRIREQYVDRYYGGDPERGVPQGYVDSPDAAERIADFACWTAWMAHTNRPGSDHSYTNDWPYVPEAGNRPTGQVIVWSTISVVLLIAGGGLGVWGYHALDFAEPTTEVVDVPSPDEVSITPAQYAAAWYVPVAGALFVAQALVGALLAHYYVERTGFYGIGDALGIDIVSLVPFSVGRTWHINLAVLWITTLWLAGGLFLPGLFSDRDPPWQAEGATVLLGALVVATVGAFVGVWLGIQGSLGTPEDGELWWLLGSEGLEYLETGRVWKLALLGALAGWTGLVLRSVRQLDEPPTGLGHFMTYAGGSIALMFGASMLYTPETNIAVTEFWRWWVVHMWVEGVFEFFVTAVISVALVSMELVDQADAEKAILFEVFAIMAAGIVGVSHHYWWVGLPDFWVPIGTTFSTLEFVPLIFILYRSIGEYRTLSAQGEEFPYTLPLLFIIGSSVWNFVGGGVLGFFINLPAINYFEHGTYLTVAHAHAATFGAFGLLALGLGTYILRVVTPEESWNPTWFRGAFWLTNVGLTVMTVASLLPIGFVQLRAAYTDGYAAARSLEFYEQDHVQTLLWARTLGDTPMILGALAFTVAAVRHLYAARGEALESS, encoded by the coding sequence ATGGGTATAACCGACGTTTTTTCGACCAGCGATTGGAGTAGTGGCCGTCGACGTCCAGCCGAGTACGTGACGGATCGCCTCGAGAAGGGCTCGGAGACCGTTTCCAACCTCTCGAGACGAGTCCGTCACGTCGCCGACGATCGGAGCGTGGACGAACTACGGGAGCGTGCGAGCGACTGGGACCCCGATGAACTACGGGAGCGTGCGACCAACTGGGACCGCGACGAACTGCGCGACCGACTCCTCGAGCGCGCAGTCGACGAACTCTGTACGCGGTATCTGGACCAGTCGCTCGAGGATCTCCAGGAGTTCGAGAGTGCCGACGGTGTCGACCCGGTCGACCGCGCACTCGAGTCGTTCCTGCGCCGGTACGACCTGGAGGAGAGCCGACTCGACGACGGCACGCTCGCGGCGATCAGGAGCCACCTCGCCGCCGAGGTCGACGTCGACCTCGACCCCGAGGAGTTACTCGAGCGACTCCGCTCGGCGGAGCCGTCGGAAGCCGACACGTCGGGTGCGTCCGAAGAGACGCCGATCGACGCACTTTCCGAGGCCTACTCGACGTTCCGCACGGATCTGGACGTCGAGTCGGACCAGTCGATCACCGGGATGGCCGAGGACGTCCTCGAGCAGGACGCGGTCGTCGTCGGTCACGCAGTCGAGCGACTGGTGACCGAGGAGTTACCGCGAGTGCGCGAAGAACTCGAGGAGAGACGAGTCGACGCCACCGGAACCGACTCCGCCGGTTCGACTGCAGGGCCGGCCGAGATATCGATCGACGACCCTGGACCCGAACCCACTGCGGGGGCCGGAACCGCCCGGCCGACGACCGCGCTGGCGTTCGCGGCGGCGACGCTGCTCTCGTCGGACGTAGACGGCGATTCATCCCTCATACGTGCGCTTCCAGGCCTCGCGTCGACGCTGGCCGACGACGGGGGTGATCCGGGACTCGAGCGCGCGCTTCTCGGGGTCGTTTCGACGCTGCTCCTCGAGACCGAAAGCGGCGGCCTCGATCTGTCGGCGCTCCGGTCGCGGTCTGACGGGTCGCTGGTGCTGGTCGCACTGTTCGTCGCCAACCTCGTCGCGATGACGGTGGGGGCGTGGCTCTCCCGCGAGCGTGCCCCGCCGATTCCCGACGAAATCAGGGGGCCGAACGGGGAGACCATCGTCACCGACGATCAGGTGCGACTGGGCAAGAAGTACTTCCAGGCGAACGGCCTGATGAACCAGGGCTCGATCCTGGGCAACGGCTCGTACTTCGGCGTCGATCTCACCGCGGAGGCACTCGATCTGAAGGTCGAGTACATGCGCGACTACTACGCGCGCCAGCACGGGACCGACTCCTTCGACGCGCTCGAGGACGACCAGCAGGCGGTCGTCGCCGAACGCGTCGAGCGGGAACTCGACGCCGACGCGCCCGAGGGGTCGATCGCACGCTACTCGGACGCGGAGGTCTACGCTCACCGCCGCATCCGCGAGCAGTACGTCGACCGCTACTACGGCGGCGACCCGGAACGCGGTGTCCCGCAGGGATACGTCGACTCACCCGACGCAGCCGAACGCATCGCCGACTTCGCCTGCTGGACGGCGTGGATGGCCCACACGAATCGTCCCGGCTCGGATCACTCGTACACGAACGACTGGCCGTACGTGCCCGAAGCGGGGAACCGGCCGACTGGCCAGGTGATTGTCTGGAGCACGATCAGCGTCGTCTTGCTCATCGCCGGCGGCGGCCTCGGCGTCTGGGGCTACCACGCCCTCGATTTCGCCGAGCCGACGACCGAAGTCGTCGACGTCCCCTCGCCCGACGAGGTTTCGATCACGCCGGCCCAGTACGCCGCGGCGTGGTACGTTCCCGTCGCCGGTGCGCTGTTCGTCGCGCAGGCGCTGGTCGGCGCGCTGCTGGCGCACTACTACGTCGAGCGGACCGGCTTCTACGGCATCGGCGACGCGCTCGGGATCGACATCGTCTCGCTCGTCCCGTTCTCCGTCGGCCGAACGTGGCACATCAACCTCGCCGTGCTCTGGATCACGACGCTGTGGCTCGCCGGCGGGCTCTTCCTGCCGGGACTGTTCAGCGACCGCGACCCGCCCTGGCAGGCCGAAGGCGCGACCGTCCTGCTCGGCGCGCTCGTCGTCGCCACCGTCGGCGCGTTCGTGGGCGTCTGGCTCGGCATCCAGGGCAGTCTCGGCACGCCCGAAGACGGCGAACTCTGGTGGCTGCTCGGCTCCGAGGGCCTCGAGTACCTCGAGACGGGCCGGGTCTGGAAACTCGCCTTGCTCGGCGCACTCGCCGGCTGGACGGGGCTCGTGTTGCGCAGCGTCCGCCAACTCGACGAACCGCCGACCGGCCTGGGACACTTCATGACCTACGCTGGCGGTTCGATCGCGCTGATGTTCGGCGCGAGCATGCTCTACACGCCCGAGACGAACATCGCCGTGACCGAGTTCTGGCGCTGGTGGGTCGTCCACATGTGGGTCGAGGGCGTCTTCGAGTTCTTCGTGACCGCCGTGATCTCGGTCGCGCTGGTCTCGATGGAACTCGTCGACCAGGCTGACGCCGAGAAAGCGATTCTCTTCGAGGTGTTCGCGATCATGGCCGCGGGCATCGTCGGCGTCTCCCACCACTACTGGTGGGTCGGCCTCCCCGACTTCTGGGTGCCGATCGGAACGACGTTCTCGACGCTCGAGTTCGTCCCGCTGATCTTCATCCTCTATCGCAGCATCGGCGAGTACCGCACGCTGTCGGCCCAGGGCGAGGAGTTCCCCTACACGCTACCCCTGCTCTTCATCATCGGTAGCAGCGTCTGGAACTTCGTCGGCGGCGGCGTGCTCGGGTTCTTCATCAACCTGCCGGCGATCAACTACTTCGAGCATGGCACCTACCTCACTGTCGCCCACGCCCACGCGGCGACGTTCGGCGCGTTCGGCCTGCTCGCGCTCGGACTCGGAACCTACATCCTGCGGGTCGTCACGCCCGAGGAGTCCTGGAATCCAACCTGGTTCCGCGGCGCGTTCTGGCTGACGAACGTCGGTCTCACCGTCATGACCGTCGCATCGTTGCTCCCGATCGGTTTCGTCCAGCTACGAGCAGCCTACACGGACGGTTACGCCGCCGCACGCAGCCTCGAGTTCTACGAACAGGACCACGTCCAGACCCTGCTGTGGGCCCGGACGCTCGGCGACACGCCGATGATCCTCGGCGCGCTCGCGTTCACCGTCGCCGCGGTTCGACACCTGTACGCGGCACGAGGCGAAGCGCTCGAGAGCAGCTGA
- a CDS encoding DUF5680 domain-containing protein → MTNLAAFIVEAHRNGYATTQADPGPDGEKVITYGRGEYGYRDQYYGSTAFVGHEVVTRDGRPVWGMSYYGDVVREDADPNDVYAVLREALEQATTDRPYRGPAAYEGDEMTYSSSVDGDLQRFEGEEHIQNSETVVYRGTFAGGRVD, encoded by the coding sequence ATGACGAACCTCGCGGCGTTTATCGTCGAGGCACACAGGAACGGCTACGCTACTACTCAGGCGGATCCTGGACCAGACGGGGAGAAGGTCATCACGTACGGGCGTGGCGAGTACGGCTATCGCGATCAGTACTACGGATCGACGGCGTTCGTCGGACACGAGGTCGTCACCCGCGACGGTCGGCCCGTCTGGGGAATGAGTTACTACGGAGACGTCGTTCGCGAAGACGCGGATCCGAACGACGTGTACGCCGTTCTCCGTGAAGCACTCGAGCAGGCGACGACGGATCGACCGTACCGGGGTCCAGCGGCGTACGAGGGTGACGAGATGACGTACTCGAGTTCGGTCGACGGCGATCTCCAGCGGTTCGAAGGCGAAGAACACATCCAAAACAGTGAGACGGTCGTCTACCGCGGTACTTTCGCCGGTGGCCGCGTCGACTGA
- a CDS encoding Cdc6/Cdc18 family protein: protein MSDSMDYFGSENDIFRNKELLQVSHLPDGDRIIGREDELTNLANAIKPATRGNTPNNVLVYGKTGTGKSLCSKFITNQAIERAKGNDVSIGVAYVDCLQESTETQAVQSAGHQLNDQPETDISIPHSGLSTSEYYRRLWQIIDTRYDVALIILDEVDKIEDDDILMQLSRAVESGKLTSSTVGVIGISNKVRYKDSLDERIKSSLCEREYVFSPYDATQIREILRSRSDAFHDGVLEDGVVPRVAALAAREHGDARKAIDILRFAGEIAEENDLETVNEECVNQAHEREETSRLAELISKSPSHAKLVLEAMALLTQQKEGNDAPVTTNETYDLYKRLCERDQSDHLKLRRVRDILSELEFLSIIEQERKWAGKGKGNYMENRLIDDPAVILAACNESE, encoded by the coding sequence ATGTCGGACTCGATGGATTACTTCGGGAGTGAGAACGATATCTTCCGGAACAAGGAACTCTTGCAGGTCTCTCATCTCCCCGACGGCGACCGCATCATCGGCCGCGAAGACGAACTGACGAACCTCGCGAACGCGATCAAACCGGCGACACGGGGGAATACGCCGAACAACGTGCTCGTCTACGGCAAGACGGGCACCGGTAAATCACTGTGTTCGAAGTTCATCACGAACCAGGCGATCGAACGCGCTAAGGGTAACGACGTGTCGATCGGCGTCGCGTACGTCGACTGTCTCCAGGAGTCGACGGAGACCCAGGCCGTCCAGTCAGCGGGCCACCAGCTCAACGACCAGCCCGAAACCGATATCTCGATCCCTCACTCGGGGCTGAGCACGTCCGAGTATTACCGGCGGCTGTGGCAGATCATCGACACTCGCTACGACGTTGCCCTCATCATCCTGGACGAAGTCGACAAGATCGAAGACGACGACATCCTGATGCAACTCTCGAGGGCCGTCGAGTCCGGGAAACTCACCTCGAGTACCGTCGGCGTCATCGGCATCTCGAACAAGGTTCGGTACAAGGACTCGCTGGACGAGCGTATCAAATCGAGCCTTTGTGAACGCGAATACGTCTTTTCACCGTACGACGCAACGCAGATTCGGGAGATACTTCGGTCACGGTCGGATGCGTTCCACGATGGCGTCCTCGAGGACGGCGTCGTCCCCCGCGTCGCGGCGCTTGCGGCCCGGGAACACGGCGACGCGCGAAAGGCGATCGACATCCTCCGATTTGCGGGTGAGATCGCCGAAGAGAACGATCTCGAGACCGTGAATGAAGAGTGCGTCAACCAGGCTCACGAGCGCGAGGAGACGAGTCGACTCGCGGAACTGATCTCGAAAAGCCCCAGTCACGCGAAACTCGTCCTCGAGGCGATGGCGCTGTTGACCCAGCAGAAGGAGGGCAACGACGCGCCCGTGACGACGAACGAGACGTACGACCTCTACAAGCGCCTGTGCGAACGCGATCAGTCCGATCACCTGAAACTGCGCCGGGTTCGTGACATCCTCTCGGAACTCGAGTTCCTCTCGATAATCGAACAGGAGCGCAAGTGGGCCGGCAAGGGGAAAGGCAACTACATGGAAAACCGATTGATCGACGATCCGGCCGTCATTCTTGCGGCCTGTAACGAGTCGGAGTAG